The sequence below is a genomic window from Ornithobacterium rhinotracheale.
GGTGGTACCTGATAAAAATGTAGCCCCCAAATCTTTTCCTGTACGCTGTTGAATGGTTCGAATAGCAAAAAGCAAGTTCAAAGCTCTTTGACTTCCTTGCATATTTCCTAATCCAGCCACTCGATTATGACGGGTATTGAACATTAAGTTTTTATACTTATGGCTCTCATCGACAAAAATATGATCGATACCCATAGTTTTAAAATCTACAATATCATCCTTACGATTTTCGATGTCGTGTCGTATAGTTTTTAATTTAACCTCTAAGTTTTCTTTTCGTCCAACAAATAGTCAAATTTGAAAAAAAAAAGTGGAATTTTCTTTATTTTATAGAAAAGAAGATTTGCTTTTATTTTTTAAATCAATAAATTCGTAACTTGGCTTAGGGATAAATAAATCAATATTAATTGTTTCTATTTTATCCATTGTTGCATTAATGGCATGTTCAGATTCATCAATGCCAATCCAATATCTTCCATTATTATGAGCTGCTTTTAATGTTGTTCCAGATCCACAAAAACAATCTAAGACAATACTTCCTTTTTGAGAAGAAGTCCGAACAATTAAATCTAATAAATCTAAATTCTTCTCGGTGGGATAAGTAGGATATTGAGGATCTTTATATTCCCAAATATCTTGAACTCTTTTTCCCTCTCGTTCATCTGCAAAAATAATCTTTCTAGGGTTTCCTGTTCTAGACCATTCAATCAATCCCTCCTTATCCCATTCTTCTAAAGTTTCGATATCTGTTCTCCAATGTCTTCCTTTAGGAGGCATAATACCTTTGAATAGTTGGTTCGATTTCCCTTTTTCTGTTTCCCCAGGAGCATGAATTGGTACTGTAGTATAACGTCTACCTTGTTCGTTTTTTTTAGGAAATAGCTTTTCTAAATCTTTATCTGTATATTTTTCTCTAGGCTCATTCCAAATAGGCTTATCTGACTTCGAATAAAATAGTATCAGATCTTTCATATTTCCATAACCTATTCGATTAAAGTTTTTAGGGTTACATTTAATACGAGTTATGTCATTTCTGAAATTATTTATACCAAAAATTTCATCCATTAAAATTTTAACATAGTGTCCTATCTTATAGTCAATATGTAAGTAAATAGATCCCTGTTCAGAGAGTAAATCCCTTAAAAGAATTAGTCTTTTTTTTATAAAATCAAGAAAGTCATCACCTAATAGTTTATCTGAATAAGCAATGTTCCCTTTTCTAGAATTACTAATTGTAGAGGCTCTCCCTTCTGTAATCATAAAATTACTACCTGTCGCAAAGGGAGGATCAATGTAAACGAGGTCTACTTTCCCTTTCAATTTCCTATCTTCTAGTAGATAATGAAGTCCATTTATATTATTTCCTTTGATGAGTAAATTTTTCATTTGTTATATTTGATATAAAAATTCTCTAAGTACTAATGCGCTTAAAATATTCTCATTT
It includes:
- a CDS encoding site-specific DNA-methyltransferase — protein: MKNLLIKGNNINGLHYLLEDRKLKGKVDLVYIDPPFATGSNFMITEGRASTISNSRKGNIAYSDKLLGDDFLDFIKKRLILLRDLLSEQGSIYLHIDYKIGHYVKILMDEIFGINNFRNDITRIKCNPKNFNRIGYGNMKDLILFYSKSDKPIWNEPREKYTDKDLEKLFPKKNEQGRRYTTVPIHAPGETEKGKSNQLFKGIMPPKGRHWRTDIETLEEWDKEGLIEWSRTGNPRKIIFADEREGKRVQDIWEYKDPQYPTYPTEKNLDLLDLIVRTSSQKGSIVLDCFCGSGTTLKAAHNNGRYWIGIDESEHAINATMDKIETINIDLFIPKPSYEFIDLKNKSKSSFL